The Micromonospora krabiensis genome window below encodes:
- a CDS encoding hemerythrin domain-containing protein, with amino-acid sequence MVTQPIRQPSAVPGALRPPAVRPHPVSLLGDLRVLDRALADPAGEPCWRQRAMIRLAPVRRGFAAHVRATEGPGGLYAELLAQAPRLDRGVRRLTREHAVIAAMVATLQRAVELPDTPADELRGLTAHLLGALARHRQRGADLLWQAYETDLGGET; translated from the coding sequence ATGGTCACCCAACCGATCCGGCAACCGTCCGCCGTTCCCGGGGCGCTCCGGCCGCCCGCCGTCCGCCCGCACCCGGTCTCCCTCCTCGGTGACCTGCGGGTGCTCGACCGGGCGCTCGCTGATCCGGCGGGGGAGCCCTGCTGGCGGCAGCGGGCGATGATCCGGCTGGCGCCGGTTCGGCGGGGCTTCGCGGCCCACGTACGGGCCACCGAGGGCCCGGGCGGCCTCTACGCCGAGCTGCTGGCGCAGGCGCCCCGGCTCGACCGCGGGGTGCGTCGGCTGACCCGGGAACACGCCGTGATCGCCGCGATGGTCGCGACCCTCCAGCGCGCCGTCGAGCTGCCCGACACGCCGGCGGACGAGCTGCGCGGTCTCACCGCCCACCTGCTCGGCGCGCTGGCCCGACACCGGCAGCGCGGCGCCGACCTGCTCTGGCAGGCGTACGAGACCGACCTCGGCGGCGAGACCTGA
- the smpB gene encoding SsrA-binding protein SmpB produces the protein MPREKGRKVVASNRKARHDYAILDTYEAGMALTGTEVKSLRAGRASLVDAFAQERDGELYLHGMHIPEYTQGTWTNHEPRRTRKLLLKRLEIDRLIGKTREGGHTLVPLQVYFSDGWAKVEIALAKGKKSYDKRQDLAKRDAEREIARVSGRRGKGMDD, from the coding sequence ATGCCACGGGAAAAGGGACGCAAGGTCGTCGCCTCCAACCGCAAGGCGCGGCACGACTACGCCATCCTCGACACGTACGAGGCGGGCATGGCGTTGACCGGCACCGAGGTCAAGTCGCTGCGCGCGGGGCGTGCCTCGCTGGTGGACGCCTTCGCGCAGGAGCGCGACGGCGAGCTCTACCTGCACGGCATGCACATCCCGGAGTACACGCAGGGCACCTGGACCAACCACGAGCCCCGGCGTACCCGGAAGCTGCTGCTGAAGCGGCTGGAGATCGACCGGCTGATCGGCAAGACCCGCGAGGGCGGGCACACGCTGGTGCCGTTGCAGGTCTACTTCTCGGACGGCTGGGCCAAGGTGGAGATCGCTCTCGCCAAGGGCAAGAAGTCGTACGACAAGCGGCAGGACCTCGCCAAGCGGGACGCGGAGCGGGAGATCGCCCGGGTCAGCGGCCGGCGTGGCAAGGGAATGGATGACTGA
- the ftsX gene encoding permease-like cell division protein FtsX has translation MRVKYVLSEVLVGLWRNVTMTIAMIITMAVSLTMLGASGLMYRQVDDMKDLYYKNIEVSIFLTQEVTEQQRTDLDGKLKSDPLIKEVLYVNKDEAYKRFKEMYQDAPDLVNAVKPDQLPESFRLKLVNPEQYKDIYDQYKDTEGVDEIVDQSRLLDKIFNILTAIQNIALAAAIVMAIAALLLVANTIQVAAYSKRREVAVMKLVGASNWFIQAPFVLEAVVAGLIGALLGLVALILAKYLLFDGSLQALQGLLSPVSWGDILFVFPFMALIGGLVSAVTAWVTLRFYLRV, from the coding sequence ATGCGCGTGAAATACGTCCTGTCCGAGGTACTGGTCGGACTGTGGCGCAACGTGACCATGACCATCGCGATGATCATCACGATGGCGGTCTCGCTGACCATGCTCGGCGCCAGCGGTCTCATGTACCGCCAGGTCGACGACATGAAGGACCTCTACTACAAGAACATCGAGGTCTCGATCTTCCTGACCCAGGAGGTGACCGAGCAGCAGCGCACCGACCTGGACGGCAAGCTGAAGAGCGACCCCCTGATCAAGGAGGTCCTGTACGTCAACAAGGACGAGGCGTACAAGCGCTTCAAGGAGATGTACCAGGACGCGCCCGACCTGGTGAACGCCGTGAAGCCGGACCAACTGCCCGAGTCGTTCCGGTTGAAGCTGGTCAACCCTGAGCAGTACAAGGACATCTACGACCAGTACAAGGACACCGAGGGGGTCGACGAGATCGTCGACCAGAGCCGGTTGCTGGACAAGATCTTCAACATCCTCACCGCCATCCAGAACATCGCGCTGGCGGCCGCGATCGTGATGGCCATCGCGGCACTGCTGCTGGTCGCGAACACCATCCAGGTGGCCGCGTACAGCAAGCGGCGCGAGGTTGCCGTCATGAAGCTCGTCGGCGCGTCCAACTGGTTCATCCAGGCGCCGTTCGTGCTGGAGGCGGTCGTCGCCGGCCTGATCGGCGCACTGCTCGGTCTGGTGGCGTTGATCCTCGCGAAGTACCTGCTCTTCGACGGCTCACTACAGGCGCTCCAGGGCCTGTTGTCCCCGGTCAGCTGGGGCGACATCCTGTTCGTCTTCCCGTTCATGGCCCTGATCGGTGGCCTGGTCAGCGCGGTCACCGCGTGGGTCACGCTCCGGTTCTACCTGCGGGTCTAG
- the ftsE gene encoding cell division ATP-binding protein FtsE yields the protein MIQLEQVTKTYPKASRPSLDNVSVSIDKGEFVFFIGPSGSGKSTIIKMLLHEVSPNKGRVVVNGKDVTSMRSWKRPHFRRSIGCVFQDFRLLPNRTAYENVAFALEVIGKTKAVARRVVPEVLELVGLGGKEHRYPHELSGGEQQRVAVARAFVNRPLILLADEPTGNLDPDTSIEIMRLLDRINRTGTTVVMVTHDSNIVNQMRRRVIEIESGRIVRDQARGVYG from the coding sequence GTGATTCAGCTTGAGCAAGTGACGAAGACGTACCCGAAGGCGTCCCGGCCTTCGCTCGACAACGTGTCCGTCTCCATCGACAAGGGCGAGTTCGTCTTCTTCATCGGGCCATCCGGCTCCGGCAAGTCCACGATCATCAAGATGCTGCTGCACGAGGTCAGCCCCAACAAGGGTCGCGTCGTCGTGAACGGCAAGGACGTCACGTCGATGCGTTCGTGGAAGCGACCGCACTTCCGGCGTTCGATCGGCTGCGTCTTCCAGGACTTCCGGCTGCTGCCGAACCGCACCGCGTACGAGAACGTCGCGTTCGCCCTCGAGGTGATCGGCAAGACGAAGGCGGTCGCCCGCCGGGTCGTCCCCGAGGTGCTGGAGCTGGTGGGGCTCGGTGGCAAGGAGCACCGCTACCCGCACGAGCTCTCCGGTGGTGAGCAGCAGCGGGTCGCCGTCGCTCGGGCCTTCGTGAACCGCCCGCTGATCCTGCTGGCCGACGAGCCGACCGGAAACCTGGACCCGGACACGTCGATCGAGATCATGCGCCTGCTGGACCGGATCAACCGCACCGGCACGACCGTCGTGATGGTCACGCACGACTCCAACATCGTGAACCAGATGCGCCGCCGCGTCATCGAGATCGAGAGCGGCCGCATCGTGCGCGACCAGGCCCGCGGCGTCTACGGGTGA
- the prfB gene encoding peptide chain release factor 2 — MTAADYAEQLKELDATLRNIEAVLDLDRLREDKARLEEAASAPDLWDDQAKAQQVTSQLSYVNGEIDKLGSLRSRLDDAQVLLELAEAESDPGVLGEVESEITGLAKAIQEMEVRTLLSGEYDSREALVAIRAGAGGVDAADFAEMLLRMYLRWAERHGYPTEVYETSYAEEAGLKSATFTVKVPYAYGTLSVESGTHRLVRISPFDNQGRRQTSFAGVEVLPVVEQTDHIDIPENEMRIDVYRSSGPGGQSVNTTDSAVRITHIPTGIVVTCQNEKSQLQNKASALRVLQARLLERKRQEEQAKMAGLKTDAAGSWGDQMRSYVLHPYQMVKDLRTEQETGNPSAVFDGELDSFIEAGIRWRKQRELAGDSA, encoded by the coding sequence GTGACCGCTGCCGACTACGCCGAACAGCTCAAGGAACTCGACGCCACCCTGCGCAACATCGAGGCCGTGCTCGACCTTGACCGGCTGCGTGAGGACAAGGCCCGCCTCGAGGAGGCCGCCTCCGCCCCCGACCTCTGGGACGACCAGGCCAAGGCGCAGCAGGTGACGTCCCAGTTGTCGTACGTCAACGGCGAGATCGACAAGCTCGGCAGCCTCCGCTCCCGGCTGGACGACGCCCAGGTGCTGCTGGAACTGGCCGAGGCGGAGTCCGACCCGGGTGTGCTCGGCGAGGTGGAGAGCGAGATCACCGGGCTGGCCAAGGCCATCCAGGAGATGGAGGTCCGCACGCTGCTCTCCGGTGAGTACGACTCCCGGGAGGCCCTGGTGGCCATCCGCGCCGGCGCCGGCGGTGTCGACGCGGCGGACTTCGCCGAGATGCTGCTGCGGATGTACCTGCGCTGGGCCGAGCGGCACGGCTACCCGACCGAGGTCTACGAGACCTCGTACGCGGAGGAGGCCGGCCTCAAGTCCGCCACCTTCACGGTCAAGGTCCCCTACGCCTACGGCACCCTCAGCGTCGAGTCGGGCACCCACCGGCTGGTCCGGATCAGCCCGTTCGACAACCAGGGCCGCCGGCAGACCAGCTTCGCCGGCGTCGAGGTGCTGCCCGTGGTGGAGCAGACCGACCACATCGACATCCCCGAGAACGAGATGCGGATCGACGTCTACCGCTCCTCGGGCCCGGGTGGGCAGAGCGTCAACACCACCGACTCGGCCGTGCGGATCACGCACATCCCGACCGGCATCGTGGTGACCTGCCAGAACGAGAAGTCCCAGCTGCAGAACAAGGCGTCCGCGCTGCGGGTGCTCCAGGCCCGGCTGCTGGAGCGCAAGCGCCAGGAGGAGCAGGCCAAGATGGCGGGCCTGAAGACCGACGCCGCCGGCTCGTGGGGCGACCAGATGCGGTCGTACGTCCTGCACCCGTATCAGATGGTGAAGGATCTCCGAACCGAGCAGGAGACCGGCAATCCGAGCGCGGTCTTCGACGGCGAGTTGGACAGCTTCATCGAAGCCGGGATCCGTTGGCGCAAACAGCGAGAGCTTGCCGGCGACAGTGCGTGA
- a CDS encoding PadR family transcriptional regulator: MADSGVNPTAAALLGLLHEGPMTGGQLMAAAERRLAPYWSMTRSQVYRELPVLAERGLVRMGKPGPRLSQPYAITASGKRTFSKWLAENPGRDTIRNPIALRMAFGQLHSPSQLKNLYASANEYHTEALAQVREQVKNAKKEGETYDASALEFAVAYHKAALTWLKTAPVG; the protein is encoded by the coding sequence ATGGCGGATTCCGGAGTCAACCCCACGGCGGCGGCCCTCCTCGGGCTGCTCCACGAGGGGCCGATGACAGGCGGCCAGCTGATGGCCGCCGCTGAGCGCAGATTGGCGCCGTACTGGTCGATGACCCGCAGCCAGGTCTACCGGGAGTTGCCGGTGCTGGCCGAGCGGGGCCTGGTCCGGATGGGGAAGCCCGGGCCGCGGCTGAGCCAGCCGTACGCGATCACCGCGTCCGGAAAACGGACGTTCTCGAAGTGGCTGGCCGAGAACCCCGGCCGGGACACCATCCGGAACCCGATCGCCCTGCGCATGGCCTTCGGTCAGCTGCACTCGCCCAGCCAGCTGAAGAACCTGTACGCGTCGGCCAACGAGTACCACACCGAGGCCCTCGCGCAGGTCCGGGAGCAGGTCAAGAACGCCAAGAAGGAGGGCGAGACGTACGACGCCAGCGCCCTGGAGTTCGCCGTCGCCTACCACAAGGCCGCGCTGACCTGGCTGAAAACCGCCCCGGTCGGGTGA
- the pruA gene encoding L-glutamate gamma-semialdehyde dehydrogenase yields MDAVFSVPEPRNEPVRTYEPGSADRERLQRRLTELAAERIDLPMTIGGEQRMAGGESINVVQPHKHAHVLGVTGHATHDDARAAVRAAKDAAPMWRALPFEERAAIFLRAAELLSGPWRDTLNAATMLGQSKTAVQAEIDSACEFIDFLRFNVHFARKLLAEQPLSSAGVWNRFDHRPLEGFVYAVTPFNFTAIAGNLPSAPALLGNTVVWKPGPTQQFAAHFTMRLFEAAGLPPGVINMVTGRGEEVSDVVLADPDLAGIHFTGSTKVFQHLWRTVGENIARYRGYPRLVGETGGKDFVVAHTSADVDALHTALIRGAYEYQGQKCSAASRAYVPRSIWEGGLRDRLAATADSLAYGDVTDFRNFGGAVIDDKAFARHTAALELISGDDTCRVLAGGTADDSVGYFVRPTLFECSDAGHETFTTEYFGPILGVHVFEDSRFDEVVAQAESIAPYALTGSIFATDRRVVDAVAEKMRYAAGNFYINDKPTGAVVGQQPFGGARASGTNDKAGSWHNLVRWMSPRTIKETFVPPTDHAYPHMG; encoded by the coding sequence ATGGACGCCGTGTTCTCTGTACCCGAGCCGCGCAACGAGCCGGTACGCACCTACGAGCCGGGCAGCGCCGACCGGGAGCGGCTCCAACGGCGGTTGACCGAGCTGGCCGCGGAGCGGATCGACCTGCCGATGACCATCGGCGGCGAGCAGCGGATGGCCGGCGGCGAGTCGATCAACGTGGTGCAGCCGCACAAGCACGCCCACGTCCTGGGCGTCACGGGCCACGCCACCCACGACGACGCCCGCGCGGCGGTGCGGGCGGCGAAGGACGCGGCCCCGATGTGGCGGGCCCTGCCGTTCGAGGAGCGCGCGGCGATCTTCCTGCGCGCGGCCGAGCTGCTCTCCGGCCCGTGGCGCGACACCCTGAACGCCGCCACCATGCTCGGCCAGTCGAAGACGGCCGTGCAGGCGGAGATCGACTCGGCGTGCGAGTTCATCGACTTCCTGCGCTTCAACGTGCACTTCGCCCGCAAGCTGCTCGCCGAGCAGCCGCTGTCGTCGGCCGGCGTCTGGAACCGGTTCGACCACCGGCCGCTGGAGGGCTTCGTCTACGCGGTGACCCCGTTCAACTTCACCGCGATCGCCGGCAACCTGCCGTCGGCGCCGGCGCTGCTCGGCAACACGGTGGTGTGGAAGCCGGGCCCGACGCAGCAGTTCGCCGCGCACTTCACGATGCGGCTGTTCGAGGCGGCCGGCCTCCCGCCCGGTGTGATCAACATGGTCACCGGGCGCGGTGAGGAGGTCTCCGACGTGGTCCTCGCCGACCCGGACCTGGCCGGCATCCACTTCACCGGGTCGACCAAGGTCTTCCAGCACCTGTGGCGGACGGTCGGTGAGAACATCGCCCGCTACCGGGGCTACCCCCGCCTGGTCGGCGAGACCGGTGGCAAGGACTTCGTGGTCGCGCACACCAGCGCCGACGTGGACGCGCTGCACACCGCGCTGATCCGGGGCGCCTACGAGTACCAGGGCCAGAAGTGCTCGGCGGCCTCCCGCGCGTACGTCCCGCGGTCGATCTGGGAGGGTGGCCTGCGCGACCGGCTGGCCGCCACGGCGGACTCGCTGGCGTACGGCGACGTCACCGACTTCCGCAACTTCGGCGGCGCGGTGATCGACGACAAGGCGTTCGCCCGGCACACCGCCGCGCTGGAGCTGATCTCCGGTGACGACACCTGCCGGGTGCTGGCCGGCGGCACCGCCGACGACTCGGTGGGGTACTTCGTGCGGCCGACGCTGTTCGAGTGCTCCGACGCCGGGCACGAGACCTTCACCACCGAGTACTTCGGCCCGATCCTCGGCGTGCACGTGTTCGAGGACTCCCGCTTCGACGAGGTGGTGGCCCAGGCGGAGTCCATCGCCCCGTACGCGCTGACCGGGTCGATCTTCGCGACGGACCGTCGGGTGGTCGACGCGGTCGCGGAGAAGATGCGGTACGCGGCCGGCAACTTCTACATCAACGACAAGCCGACCGGCGCGGTGGTCGGGCAGCAACCGTTCGGCGGCGCCCGGGCCAGCGGCACCAACGACAAGGCCGGCTCGTGGCACAACCTGGTGCGGTGGATGTCGCCGCGGACGATCAAGGAGACGTTCGTCCCGCCGACCGACCACGCGTACCCCCACATGGGCTGA
- a CDS encoding DUF6912 family protein gives MTDELVRVYVPATVPMLARLRDEGLTAAEGHAVTPSLREWYAEGDEEELEYVAFTRAAQDALQLLRADPAAPRRRVVVSVDLAPSAVGRPDQELGSSTVALAGAVPLRAVAAIHVDGAEAVEDVAAAAEVVVEALAGDPDAQFTVDGAEDHELEWYDPTELELLLRSVS, from the coding sequence GTGACCGACGAGCTTGTCCGGGTGTACGTGCCGGCGACCGTACCCATGCTGGCCCGGCTGCGCGACGAGGGCCTCACCGCCGCCGAGGGGCACGCGGTGACCCCGTCGCTGCGCGAGTGGTACGCCGAGGGCGACGAGGAGGAGTTGGAGTACGTCGCGTTCACCCGCGCCGCCCAGGACGCGTTGCAGCTGCTCCGGGCCGACCCCGCGGCGCCCCGGCGGCGGGTCGTCGTCTCCGTCGACCTGGCGCCCTCGGCGGTCGGACGGCCGGACCAGGAGTTGGGGTCGAGCACGGTGGCTCTGGCCGGCGCGGTGCCGCTGCGTGCCGTCGCGGCGATCCACGTGGACGGCGCCGAGGCGGTCGAGGACGTGGCCGCGGCCGCCGAGGTGGTGGTCGAGGCGCTCGCCGGTGACCCGGACGCGCAGTTCACCGTCGACGGCGCCGAGGACCACGAGCTGGAGTGGTACGACCCGACCGAGCTGGAGCTGCTGCTCCGCTCCGTCTCCTGA
- a CDS encoding helix-turn-helix domain-containing protein — protein sequence MPIEGVSVEPRFLLLSDVAAELNVSDSQVYHMVRSGELPAIKIGGRGQWRVERARLEEYIQRKYDETAEWVRGNPLTERDVE from the coding sequence ATGCCAATCGAGGGAGTTTCCGTGGAGCCGAGGTTCCTGCTGCTGTCCGACGTGGCCGCCGAGCTGAACGTGTCGGATTCGCAGGTCTACCACATGGTGCGCAGCGGTGAACTGCCCGCGATCAAGATCGGCGGGCGCGGCCAGTGGCGCGTCGAGCGCGCTCGCCTGGAGGAGTACATCCAGCGCAAGTACGACGAGACGGCCGAGTGGGTACGCGGCAACCCCCTCACCGAGCGCGACGTCGAGTAG
- a CDS encoding Rv3235 family protein, translating to MTDIRRPGPTRPPIRLRPAPPLDPPFHDDDGAWPAPTHGQLALDLFATGRPDSGRPPDRRAGLRPIPAGPGRQPTAPLPRAALVTATPEATRAAHRFVGTCLEVLNGYRPPAQLRPLLDPTRAHDLLMELAGAATRVAPTRRRSTRPGVRLRRLRAGEPRDGAVEVAAVLAGTGRHWAMALRLEHRRGRWLCTALRVL from the coding sequence ATGACCGACATCCGTCGCCCCGGGCCGACCCGGCCCCCCATCCGACTGCGCCCGGCACCGCCGCTCGACCCGCCCTTCCACGACGACGACGGCGCCTGGCCGGCACCGACGCACGGGCAACTCGCGCTTGACCTCTTCGCGACCGGGCGACCCGACTCCGGCCGCCCACCGGACCGCCGCGCGGGGCTGCGGCCGATCCCCGCCGGCCCGGGGCGACAGCCGACCGCCCCGCTGCCGCGCGCCGCCCTGGTGACCGCCACCCCGGAGGCGACCCGGGCCGCCCACCGGTTCGTCGGCACCTGCCTGGAGGTGCTCAACGGCTACCGACCACCGGCCCAGCTCCGACCCCTGCTCGACCCCACCCGGGCACACGACCTGCTGATGGAGCTGGCCGGCGCCGCCACCCGCGTCGCCCCGACCCGCCGCCGGTCCACCCGGCCCGGCGTCCGGCTGCGCCGCCTGCGCGCCGGCGAGCCCCGGGACGGCGCGGTGGAGGTCGCCGCGGTCCTGGCCGGGACGGGCCGGCACTGGGCGATGGCCCTGCGCCTGGAACACCGCCGGGGCCGCTGGCTCTGCACGGCCCTGCGGGTGCTGTGA
- the secA gene encoding preprotein translocase subunit SecA translates to MSILEKVLRAGEGRMLRRLKAIAAAVNSIEDDYVNLSDDELSAMTEQFKERLADGETLDDLLPEAFAVCREAAARVLGQRPYDVQVMGGAALHFGNIAEMKTGEGKTLTSVMPVYLNALSGKGVHVITVNDYLAQRDAAWMGRVHEFLGLTVGVVLPNRPAAEHRAAYDCDVTYGTNNEFGFDYLRDNMAWSKDELVQRGHNFAVVDEVDSILIDEARTPLIISGPAEHSARWYSEFASVVARLQPGKDGEGDYEVDLSKRTVAVTERGVAKVEDRLGIDNLYESVNTPLVGYLNNAIKAKELYKRDKDYIVSDGEVLIVDEFTGRILHGRRYNEGMHQAIEAKEGVEIKQENQTLATITLQNYFRLYEKLSGMTGTAQTEAGEFNKVYKVGVVTIPTHRPMVRQDRPDVIYKTEKAKFNAVVEDIAERHEQGQPVLVGTVSVENSEILSQLLRRRGIPHSVLNAKFHAREAEIVAQAGRKGAVTVATNMAGRGTDILLGGNAEFLAANELRQRGLDPAENEEEYAKAMEEVLPKWKQACDAEAEEVAAAGGLYVLGTERHESRRIDNQLRGRSGRQGDPGESRFYLSLQDELMRRFRAGAVEAVMERFNIPEDVPIESKMVTRQIKSAQAQIEGQNAEIRKNVLKYDEVLNKQRQVIYAERLRVLNGEDLSDQVRNMIDDVVGAYVQGATSEGYGEDWDLDQLWSNLKQLYPVGITIDELEEEAGGSRAGMDADFLIARLKEDAHAAYDRREEQLGEEAVRQLERMVLLQVIDRKWREHLYEMDYLQEGISLRAYAQRDPVVEYQREGFDMFATMMDGIKEETVGFLYNLEVQVAEPEPEAEEVQLLDKPVELRAKGLNRAPQQQPLQYSAPAVDGEAGRGAPTLAQTDQQAPALGVGRPQPAAPAGPGRTAPTAPQRPASGLSGPAVAGNSARRTAATGQVEAGNGPSRNAPCPCGSGRKYKRCHGAPNGGN, encoded by the coding sequence GTGTCGATTCTGGAAAAGGTCCTCCGCGCGGGCGAGGGCCGTATGCTGCGTCGGCTCAAGGCCATCGCCGCCGCCGTCAACTCGATCGAGGACGACTACGTCAACCTCAGCGACGACGAGCTGAGCGCCATGACCGAGCAGTTCAAGGAACGGCTGGCCGACGGGGAGACCCTCGACGACCTGCTGCCGGAGGCCTTCGCGGTGTGCCGGGAGGCGGCCGCCCGGGTGCTGGGGCAGCGCCCGTACGACGTCCAGGTGATGGGCGGCGCGGCGCTGCACTTCGGCAACATCGCCGAGATGAAGACCGGTGAGGGTAAGACGCTGACCTCGGTCATGCCGGTCTACCTGAACGCGCTCTCCGGCAAGGGCGTGCACGTCATCACGGTCAACGACTACCTGGCCCAGCGTGACGCCGCCTGGATGGGCCGGGTGCACGAGTTCCTCGGCCTCACCGTCGGCGTGGTGCTGCCCAACCGGCCGGCCGCCGAGCACCGGGCCGCCTACGACTGCGACGTCACCTACGGCACCAACAACGAGTTCGGCTTCGACTACCTGCGCGACAACATGGCGTGGTCGAAGGACGAGTTGGTGCAGCGGGGCCACAACTTCGCGGTGGTCGACGAGGTCGACTCGATCCTGATCGACGAGGCCCGCACGCCGCTGATCATCTCCGGTCCGGCCGAGCATTCCGCCCGGTGGTACTCGGAGTTCGCGAGTGTCGTGGCCCGGCTCCAGCCCGGCAAGGACGGCGAGGGCGACTACGAGGTCGACCTGTCCAAGCGGACCGTGGCGGTCACCGAGCGCGGCGTGGCGAAGGTCGAGGACCGCCTGGGCATCGACAACCTCTACGAGTCGGTGAACACGCCGCTGGTCGGCTACCTGAACAACGCGATCAAGGCCAAGGAGCTCTACAAGCGCGACAAGGACTACATCGTCAGCGACGGCGAGGTCCTGATCGTCGACGAGTTCACCGGCCGCATCCTGCACGGGCGCCGCTACAACGAGGGCATGCACCAGGCGATCGAGGCCAAGGAGGGGGTGGAGATCAAGCAGGAGAACCAGACCCTGGCCACGATCACCCTCCAGAACTACTTCCGCCTCTACGAGAAGCTGTCCGGCATGACCGGTACGGCCCAGACCGAGGCCGGCGAGTTCAACAAGGTCTACAAGGTCGGCGTCGTGACCATCCCGACCCACCGACCGATGGTCCGGCAGGATCGCCCGGACGTGATCTACAAGACCGAGAAGGCCAAGTTCAACGCCGTGGTGGAGGACATCGCCGAGCGGCACGAGCAGGGGCAGCCGGTGCTGGTCGGCACCGTCTCGGTGGAAAACTCCGAGATCCTCTCCCAGCTGCTGCGCCGCCGCGGCATCCCGCACTCGGTGCTCAACGCGAAGTTCCACGCCCGCGAGGCGGAGATCGTCGCCCAGGCCGGGCGCAAGGGCGCCGTCACCGTGGCCACCAACATGGCCGGCCGTGGCACCGACATCCTCCTCGGCGGCAACGCCGAGTTCCTCGCCGCCAACGAGCTGCGCCAGCGCGGCCTCGACCCGGCGGAGAACGAGGAGGAGTACGCCAAGGCGATGGAGGAGGTCCTGCCCAAGTGGAAGCAGGCCTGCGACGCCGAGGCGGAGGAGGTGGCCGCCGCCGGCGGTCTCTACGTGCTCGGCACCGAGCGGCACGAGTCGCGTCGGATCGACAACCAGCTGCGCGGCCGCTCCGGCCGGCAGGGTGACCCGGGCGAGTCCCGCTTCTACCTCTCGCTCCAGGACGAGCTGATGCGGCGCTTCCGCGCCGGCGCGGTCGAGGCGGTGATGGAGCGCTTCAACATCCCGGAGGACGTGCCCATCGAGTCGAAGATGGTCACCCGCCAGATCAAGAGCGCCCAGGCCCAGATCGAGGGCCAGAACGCCGAGATCCGCAAGAACGTCCTGAAGTACGACGAGGTGCTCAACAAGCAGCGCCAGGTGATCTACGCCGAGCGGCTGCGCGTGCTCAACGGCGAGGACCTGTCCGACCAGGTCCGCAACATGATCGACGACGTCGTCGGTGCGTACGTGCAGGGCGCCACCTCGGAGGGCTACGGCGAGGACTGGGATCTCGACCAGCTCTGGTCCAACCTGAAGCAGCTCTACCCGGTCGGCATCACGATCGACGAGCTGGAGGAGGAGGCCGGGGGTTCGCGTGCCGGGATGGACGCCGACTTCCTGATCGCCCGCCTCAAGGAGGACGCGCACGCCGCGTACGACCGGCGTGAGGAGCAGCTCGGCGAGGAGGCCGTCCGGCAGCTGGAGCGGATGGTCCTGCTCCAGGTCATCGACCGGAAGTGGCGCGAGCACCTCTACGAGATGGACTACCTCCAGGAGGGCATCAGCCTCCGCGCCTATGCCCAGCGCGACCCGGTGGTGGAATACCAGCGCGAGGGCTTCGACATGTTCGCCACCATGATGGACGGCATCAAGGAGGAGACGGTCGGCTTCCTCTACAACCTGGAGGTCCAGGTCGCGGAGCCGGAGCCGGAGGCCGAAGAGGTCCAGCTGCTGGACAAGCCGGTGGAGCTGCGGGCCAAGGGCCTCAACCGGGCGCCGCAGCAGCAGCCGCTGCAATACTCCGCCCCGGCCGTCGACGGCGAGGCGGGCCGGGGTGCCCCCACCCTGGCGCAGACCGACCAGCAGGCTCCGGCGCTCGGTGTCGGGCGTCCGCAGCCGGCCGCTCCGGCCGGCCCCGGGCGCACCGCCCCGACCGCCCCGCAGCGCCCCGCGAGCGGGCTGAGCGGGCCGGCGGTCGCCGGCAACTCCGCCCGCCGCACCGCCGCCACCGGTCAGGTGGAGGCCGGGAACGGACCGTCTCGCAACGCGCCGTGCCCCTGCGGCTCCGGCCGCAAGTACAAGCGCTGCCACGGCGCCCCGAACGGCGGCAACTGA